The Pectobacterium wasabiae CFBP 3304 DNA segment GAAGGTGCTGGAGAAGGGGGCACATTATGAGCGCTGAAAATCAGATCGTTGACATTCGGAGCGTAAATAGTCAGCGCGCTGAAAGCCGAAACGTCACTAATCCTCTTCGTATCACGACGCGGCTTACGCTGCCGCTGCTGCTGATTTGCGCCGCGCTGCTGTGGATCAGTCCGTTTATCTGGATGCTGTCGTCTTCTATCAGTACCAGCAGCTTTGGCGTGGATATGGCCTCGCTGCTGCCGCGTTTCCCGCTGACGTTCGATAATTTCCGCGATGCGTGGGACAGCGCCGACTGGCTGCGGCTCTACACCAACACGCTGATCTTTGCGGTCGGCACGTTTCTGGTACAACTGGTTACGATCACCACGGCGGGCTACATCTTCGCCTACCACGAATTCCGTGGCAAAACGCTGCTGTTCTATCTGCTACTGATTCAAATGATGATCATGCCCGTCGTCATGATGGTGCCAAACATGATGACGCTAAAACAGCTTGGCCTGCTCAATACCCTGACTGGCGTGATGATGCCGTATTTCGCCTCAGCATTTGGCGTGTTTCTGATGCGTCAGGCGTTTCTCAATATCGCTAAAGAGATCGAAGAAGCCGCGTTGATGGAAGGCTGCCGCTGGTGGCAGGTGGTGTTTCACGTCCTGATCCCCATGACCTGGCCGTCGATCCTGGCCTTCGCCACGGTCAGCATTACCTACCACTGGAACGAATATCTCTGGCCGCTGATGGTGCTCAACGACCCGGACAAACAGGTGCTGACCATCGGGCTGGTGTCGTTTGCGATGGGCGCTGAGTCCGGCGGACAGTGGGGATTGATCTGCGCGGGTACGCTGCTGGTGTGCCTGCCGCTGATGGTGGCCTTCGTGGTGTTCCAGAAGCAGTTCCTGAGCAGCTTCGGCTTCTCAGGCATTAAGTGAATCGCTGATAAGGCCATGCGGGTAATACTGGTTACTTAAGCCCGTTGTTAGGGGAAACACAGAGGGAGGTTCCCGTAGGGATGCCTCACCCCTGTGGTCGCCCCGTGTATCTCGATGCTTAAGCGATCGGCGTTAGGTCATGTGGGTTGCTTAATTCTATTTATCAGGAGCGACATGCTCCGTGTATCTCGATCCTTAAGCGATCGGTGTTCGCCAACGGGCGAAATAATGATAGAGGTGGTTGTTATGTTGTTGGCTCAGATTTCCGACCTGCATTTTCGCAGTGAGGGACGCAAGCTCTATGAATTTATTGATATTAACGGGGAAAACGCGCAAGTCATCAACCAGTTAAACGCGTTACGTGAGCGGCCAGATGCCGTCGTGATTAGCGGCGACATTGTTAACTGCGGGCGTCCGCAGGAGTATCAGGTCGCCCAGCGCGTGTTGCAAATGCTGGATTATCCGCTGTATGTGATTCCGGGCAATCATGACGACAAGCAGCATTTCCTCAATGCGATGCGCCCGCTATGTCCGCAACTGGGTGATGACCCGGAAAATATTCGCTATGCAGTGGATGATTTCCCGATGCGTTTGTTGTTCATCGACACCAGTCTGGCGGGGCAATCAAAAGGCTGGTTGACGC contains these protein-coding regions:
- a CDS encoding carbohydrate ABC transporter permease; its protein translation is MSAENQIVDIRSVNSQRAESRNVTNPLRITTRLTLPLLLICAALLWISPFIWMLSSSISTSSFGVDMASLLPRFPLTFDNFRDAWDSADWLRLYTNTLIFAVGTFLVQLVTITTAGYIFAYHEFRGKTLLFYLLLIQMMIMPVVMMVPNMMTLKQLGLLNTLTGVMMPYFASAFGVFLMRQAFLNIAKEIEEAALMEGCRWWQVVFHVLIPMTWPSILAFATVSITYHWNEYLWPLMVLNDPDKQVLTIGLVSFAMGAESGGQWGLICAGTLLVCLPLMVAFVVFQKQFLSSFGFSGIK